One part of the Melospiza melodia melodia isolate bMelMel2 chromosome 3, bMelMel2.pri, whole genome shotgun sequence genome encodes these proteins:
- the FAM228B gene encoding protein FAM228B has translation MTQEPVAPVQINPAMGSVNYSKGSWLQRFANGKPVRKPKQQEPWKALADQSRDIIASAQCILDRENFVRELDRYLKHNDFLDLRKTELLYKKYLDNVSEPLMQKMKKKMDSQSEKEVWKRRQEQFSQYLNYFTKKGYVFLDDYDPSEYDPFFQKTCTDCWKDEELIN, from the exons ATGACGCaggagcctgtggcacctgtgcag ATTAATCCAGCCATGGGTAGTGTGAATTACTCAAAAGGTTCCTGGCTACAAAGATTTGCAAATGGGAAGCCTGTGAGAAAACCCAAGCAGCAAGAGCCTTGGAAG GCACTAGCTGATCAAAGCCGAGACATCATTGCCTCTGCTCAGTGCATCTTGGACAGAGAAAATTTTGTGAGG GAGCTGGACAGATATTTGAAGCACAATGATTTCCTAGATCTGAGAAAGACAGAGCTTCTGTACAAAAAATATCTTGATAATGTTTCAGAGCCACTTAtgcaaaaaatgaagaaaaaaatggaCAGCCAGTCAGAGAAAGAAGTGTGGAAAAGGAGACAAGAACAATTCTCTCAATATTTAAACTACTTTACAAAGAAG GGCTATGTGTTTTTGGATGATTATGACCCATCAGAGTATGATCCATTCTTCCAGAAGACGTGCACAGACTGCTGGAAG GACGAGGAACTCATCAACTAG